A single genomic interval of Pseudorasbora parva isolate DD20220531a chromosome 21, ASM2467924v1, whole genome shotgun sequence harbors:
- the LOC137055719 gene encoding uncharacterized protein, which translates to MRFLILPCVSLLLLINGEIMNGQTSVPTTSITDPCYDYSTLDEYWRDIQQSPYQSSGYDDSLVDWSGWYRLYLNGESAQMSEWCVSYVGCGGETGLYLSGSHPTLEDGVVTREVVGTYVGYSSHCGDHKSTPLQVKACPGDYYIYEFVKPNISIPRPMYCAVAFQNISSDPCFNYKSLDRPWRANNESGDYICDEHFSWNGWYRLFYNGMDIRMSETCVGSFSCNTLINLWLNGPHPQIEDGVVIREVCGGTHWRGCCDYKTRPIRVKACPGNYYVYELVKPQTWCSGYCVDVSTISQAVSTVSPDIFTGSIINLNYDSCNNYNILDNYWRSPLNYWTAYGSISSHDDDTLVEWDGWYRLFRIGSSAQMPEWCASYMLCGGYSSLWLGGSHPRLEDGVVTREIYGSRYSQCRRYRSNPIQVKACPGNYYVYKFTRPALLIPAPVYCAVSFSNPSVDPCYNYTNLDESWRSTNNYTNYYYSMCDYNVDWKGWYRLFYNGQNAQMPESCVNQSMCGTYHPLWLNDPHPQLEDGVVTRQVCVSSWGYCCSLTSHPIRVKACPGNYYVYEFVKPMFCGAYCADPCAKLNCTEDEWCGEKNGIYGCLCNKNQTKPDSFDFSETCESSSGSMSVSRCQLFEAGFPADVLHLNDPRCKGTVRNGRVEFKFDNDQHICGTNLLANGTHFIYDNFILGTPKSGGLISREKILKLSFRCVYPQTHTLSMNVEINSLESIVHKTLPAGEGRYRVRMIPYQDEEFIRPFTGRVDAELDQEMHVEVRVEGVNSRQFALVMDTCWATPENDPDYSLRWDLIRSECPNPDDNTVELLQNGVSTSSRFSFRMFIFTANSTKLYLHCAVHLCLLSSNRCSLDCASGHQRREGRSLDFHDSASISMGPLVWSGGNTDEFVPDQVKESEASCLCASLMLFLVPLMSVLTHF; encoded by the exons ATGAGGTTTCTAATCTTACCGTGTGTGTCGCTACTACTTCTAATTAATG GTGAAATAATGAATGGACAAACATCAG TGCCTACAACTTCCATCACTGATCCATGTTATGATTATAGCACTCTTGATGAATACTGGAGAGACATACAGCAAAGCCCATATCAGTCATCTGGATATGATGACAGCCTTGTTGACTGGAGTGGCTGGTATCGTCTGTATTTGAATGGAGAAAGTGCTCAGATGTCTGAGTGGTGTGTGAGTTATGTCGGATGTGGTGGTGAAACTGGACTGTATCTCAGCGGTTCTCATCCAACACTTGAGGATGGAGTGGTGACCCGTGAAGTCGTGGGAACTTATGTGGGGTATTCCTCTCATTGTGGTGACCACAAATCCACGCCTCTCCAAGTTAAAGCTTGTCCAGGAGATTATTACATCTATGAATTTGTTAAACCAAACATATCAATTCCTAGACCAATGTACTGTGCAG TTGCTTTCCAGAACATCAGCAGTGATCCCTGCTTCAACTATAAGTCTCTGGATCGTCCCTGGAGAGCCAACAATGAAAGTGGAGATTACATTTGTGATGAACATTTCTCCTGGAATGGCTGGTACCGGCTCTTCTACAATGGAATGGACATCCGGATGTCAGAGACCTGTGTTGGTTCATTCAGCTGTAACACACTGATCAACCTGTGGCTCAATGGTCCTCACCCTCAGATAGAGGATGGAGTGGTGATCAGGGAGGTCTGTGGAGGGACTCATTGGAGAGGTTGCTGTGATTACAAGACAAGACCCATCAGAGTGAAAGCGTGCCCAGGCAATTACTATGTCTATGAACTTGTAAAACCACAAACCTGGTGTTCAGGATACTGCG TAGATGTCAGCACTATTTCACAGGCGGTTTCCACTGTGAGTCCAGATATATTCACTGGATCCATCATCAACTTGA ATTACGACTCTTGCAATAACTACAACATACTCGACAACTACTGGAGAAGTCCACTCAATTACTGGACTGCGTATGGATCTATATCTAGTCATGATGATGACACTCTTGTGGAATGGGATGGCTGGTATCGACTCTTCAGGATTGGATCAAGTGCTCAGATGCCTGAGTGGTGTGCGTCTTACATGTTATGTGGAGGTTATAGTTCTCTGTGGCTTGGTGGCTCTCATCCTCGGCTAGAAGATGGAGTTGTTACTCGTGAAATTTACGGCTCTCGATATAGTCAGTGCCGTCGCTACAGATCCAACCCAATCCAAGTCAAAGCTTGTCCTGGAAATTATTATGTCTACAAATTTACCAGGCCGGCTCTTTTAATCCCAGCTCCTGTATATTGTGCAG TATCTTTCAGCAATCCAAGTGTTGACCCCTGCTACAACTATACTAATCTAGATGAGTCCTGGAGATCCACTAACAACTATACTAACTATTACTATAGTATGTGTGATTATAATGTGGACTGGAAGGGCTGGTACAGGCTGTTCTACAATGGTCAAAATGCTCAGATGCCAGAATCATGTGTTAATCAAAGCATGTGTGGCACTTATCACCCACTGTGGCTCAACGACCCTCACCCACAGCTGGAAGATGGAGTGGTCACCCGTCAGGTCTGTGTCTCCTCATGGGGTTACTGCTGTTCTCTCACATCCCACCCTATAAGAGTCAAAGCCTGCCCAGGAAATTACTATGTTTATGAGTTTGTCAAGCCAATGTTTTGTGGAGCTTACTGCGCAG aTCCCTGTGCCAAACTCAACTGCACAGAGGATGAATGGTGTGGAGAGAAAAATGGCATCTATGGCTGTTTGTGTAACAAGAACCAGACCAAACCAGATTCTTTTG ATTTCTCCGAAACCTGTGAAAGCAGCTCTGGCTCCATGTCTGTGTCTCGCTGTCAGCTCTTTGAGGCTGGTTTTCCAGCTGATGTCTTACACCTCAATGATCCGCGCTGCAAAGGAACGGTCCGGAATGGCAGAGTGGAATTCAAGTTTGATAATGATCAACACATCTGTGGTACAAATCTTCTG GCTAACGGCACCCACTTCATCTATGATAACTTTATTCTGGGGACACCGAAGTCAGGAGGTCTCATCAGCAGAGAGAAAATCCTGAAGCTTTCTTTCAGATGTGTTTAtcctcagacacacacactttccaTGAATGTGGAGATCAACTCACTGGAGAG CATTGTGCACAAGACTCTTCCCGCTGGTGAAGGCAGATATCGGGTCCGGATGATTCCATATCAGGATGAGGAGTTTATCCGGCCCTTCACTGGTAGAGTGGATGCAGAGCTCGACCAGGAGATGCATGTGGAAGTTCGTGTTGAGGGGGTCAACAGCCGCCAGTTTGCCCTGGTGATGGACACGTGTTGGGCTACACCTGAGAATGATCCTGATTACAGCCTCCGCTGGGACCTCATCCGTTCAGA GTGTCCCAATCCAGATGACAACACAGTGGAGCTGCTGCAGAACGGCGTCTCCACATCCAGCCGTTTCTCCTTCAGGATGTTTATCTTCACTGCAAACTCCACTAAGCTTTACCTGCACTGTGCTGTTCACCTTTGCCTTCTGTCAAGCAATCGCTGCTCATTG GACTGTGCCTCTGGACACCAGCGGAGAGAGGGCAGGTCTCTGGACTTCCATGACAGTGCTTCCATATCCATGGGTCCTCTGGTGTGGTCTGGAGGGAACACAG ATGAGTTTGTCCCAGACCAAGTGAAGGAATCTGAGGCCTCTTGTCTGTGTGCTTCTCTGATGCTGTTCCTTGTTCCTCTGATGAGTGTCCTGACACACTTTTAG